In Cyanobacteria bacterium GSL.Bin1, the genomic window GGATAAATCGGTTCTGTCATTTCACCTGAAAGAAATCATCGAAGATGGGAATGGGAATAATCCCCTTGCCTTAGCCGGGTTAGGGGTCATTGCAGCAAATGCTTTACTGGTGCCGGCAGTGATGAAATTAGGAAAACCAGTTCTGAAAGCGGCGATTAAGAAGAGTTTGTCTCCGAATCAAAATGTATCTCTCTTTTCAGCGCCTACGGCCAGCACTGAATTAACGCAAATCTGGCAACAAGCCGCGATCGCCGCCCAAAATAACCATCTCCAAGGGAATCGTGCATCAAAAGCATTATCCAATTAACGATCTTGCGACTCTGATTACAAAATTGCAATTTTAATTGTTTCATCTTCACTCCCACTGGCTAAATAAACGCCATCAGGACTAAAGGCAACGGTAGTGACCGCTTCGCTATGACGATGCCAACACCGTCGGTGAGGCTTGTGGTGGAAGAGTTCTGAGAGTCTAACCGTTTTGTCACTACTGCCACTGGCTAAATAGGTCCCATCAGGACTAAATTGCACTGCATTAATCGCCCACTGATGTCCGTGTAAGGTTTGTTTAACCATCCGAGTGGCCAGGTCCCAAATTTTAATACTACAGTCCCAATCGCCACTCCCACTGGCTAAATACTGACCATCGGGACTGAAATTTAGGCTGTACACCAGATCGCTATGTCCAGTTAGAGAAAACAACGGCTTAAAGGTGTACACTTCCCAAACTTGAATGGTTGTTTCCCCTCCCGCGATCGCGAAGTACTCGCCATCAGGACTGAGGGCAAGGGCTTTCACTTCTCCCTGTTCCCAACTGAAACGATCTAAAACTCGCCCCGTTTGCAAATTCCATAAGATAACTTCTCCCCCAATACTCCCACTCAGAACCGTATCCCCATAGGGACTCACCTGCAAACGTTTCACCCCAAAGCGATGTCCCTTTAAAGTTTGGTGTAATTTTTGTGTGGCGACATTCCACACTTTAATCGTTTTATCCAAACTGCCACTGACTAAAAACTTGCCATCCTGACTAAATTGAACGGTGGTGACCGGTGCCGAATGTTGAGCGAGTTTCTGATGATTCTGCCATTCTCCCACGCGCCACACGCGAACACAATTATCTTTTCCCACAAATTTTCCCCAGTCTGATCCCCCACCACTAGCCAGCAACAGACCATCAGGACTAAAAGTCAAGCTATAAATGGCCCCTTTCCCACTGTAGAGTTTAATGATCGAAGACGTTTCTGAAGAATTAGATGAGGTAGCACTAGAAGCAGCGGGAAGGGGAGACAAAACCCCTAATGCAGATAAGACTCCTTTAGGAGAAGAATAGCGATCTTTGAGATCAAAGGCGGTCATTCCATCTAGAATTGCAGCTAGGGAATCACTGATGGGGTCATCTTGGCGGTACTCTCGCCAAAAGAGTCGATTTTCTGTGGGATGATACAAGTCAAAGGGAGAAACGCCAGTTAAAAGATGAAGACAGGTGACACCGAGGCTATAAATGTCGCTGGCGAAGGTGGGTTTACCATACACTTGTTCCGGTGCGGCATATCCTGGGGAACCAATGATCGTGCCGGTTTTGGCTAAGCTGCGTAAGGAGGCAAGTTTAGCCGCACCAAAATCGACTAAAACATATTCGGCGTCTGTGTCATCACGATGAATAATATTTTCGGGTTTGATGTCTCGATGAATGACAGCAGCATCGCGCAGATAGTCGAGGACAGGAAGTAAACTGGCAAGGAGTCTTCTAATTTCTCGTTCATCAAATCTTCCTCGCTGGAAGAGTTCAGTTTCTAAGTTATCCCCGGCAATCCATTCTTGAATTAAATATTGATAGGTTTCTTGTTCGAGATGGGCGTATAACTGGGGGATTTGCGGGTGATCCCCTAATTCTTCTAAGCGTCTGGCTTCAGAATGAAAGAGTTGAATTGCTTTTTGGGAGTTGAGAATAATTCCCTGTTCAGTTTCGGGAAAAAATTGTTTAATAATGCAGGGACGATGATCTCTGAGATCTTCTCCTAAAAAAGTCCGTCCAAAGCGTCCACTGGCAATGAGTTTCTGGGGTTGATATTGTTGTGCAATCAGAAGCAGAAAGCCACAGTTTTTGCACTGTTGATCATGACTGGAATTTTTGGGTTGGGAACAGTAAGGATTTAGACAGTATGCAAAATCTCGATTCATTACCGGCTATGACTGGGGCTTTCCTTGGTTACGAATTATCTCCAATGGTAAGCCATCGGCATCCGCAATAAAGGCAACTTCATAGACGGTTTCTCCAATCATTTGTTGGGTCGGTTCAAGTAGCACTTTTAAAGGAGAAACTTGTTCTGGATTTTCTTTTGCGGCTTGTTGAAAGCGCGATCGCGCCCTTTTTAGCCATTCCGGTAAACTTTCTGCTTGTTCTGTTACATCAAACGAGAGATGATAATATCCCACATAATGTTCATCATGAAAGGCATCCGGTGCGGGTTTCGGTTGGGGAATTTGGATTAGTTCCAAGCGGGAGTGCCAACCTTCTAACCAACAGGCAAGGGTGTATCCGGTGGTAAACCGTTCTTGGATCGTAAAACCGAATAATTCATAGAACGCGATCGCGCGATGAATATCTCCGGTGCGAATGGAAACGTGATGCATCACAACTCAATTCTCTGCCTACTCAAATAACCGAAAATAGGGGTAGCGAACCGGAACGCCGGGTTCTTTTTCCAAATCAAAGTTAATTACGCCCCATCGCGGTTCTTCTTCTTCATCGGGACTAAAAATAATCGGTAAGCCATACAACCGTAACTGGTCTTCGGTACTTTCTCCCCAGCGCGATCGATGTTTTTCTAAGTAAGAACTGACTAAATCTTTATAGCGTTTGGCAATGATCACTCGCGTCGCGCGATAGCCTTGGGTATAGAGTCGATCCAGTGCTTCGTGAATTTCAAAGCGAATGCCATCGGGATGGGTATGTTGTCGATACCATTGACCATCCCACATCCGCCAACACCGTCCTGATTGTAAATGAACCAACTCTTCGGTTTTCGGATCGGCTTCAAACGCCCCGTGACGTGAACATAAATACGTATCGGTTAAGGTCAATGCCGGAATGGTTTGACGACAGTGAGGACATTTGATTTCCGCCCCAAAAATTGGGTATTGCAAAGCTGGATCCATACGTTCTTGCTCTTAAGTTGAGTTCTAGCCCGGGGTCAGTGTCTCTATTATATCGGACATGGAACTGAGGTACATAGGAATGCTGGAGATTTCTGACTGACTGTTTCACCTCAATTAACCTTGCAATGAACCTTGCTTAAAAAAATGGGTGTCATTCACCTGCTAAGGTTTGAACGAGCAATTTCTTACGTTATTGTTAACCCAAAGCTAATAAAAATACTTTTCTAATGTGACTTAAATTGTAACCGGAGAATCCACATAAACAGTCGGTTCCGTACAAGTAAATTCAATCCCATATCCGATTAATTTTTCTGTAATTG contains:
- a CDS encoding VOC family protein; translated protein: MHHVSIRTGDIHRAIAFYELFGFTIQERFTTGYTLACWLEGWHSRLELIQIPQPKPAPDAFHDEHYVGYYHLSFDVTEQAESLPEWLKRARSRFQQAAKENPEQVSPLKVLLEPTQQMIGETVYEVAFIADADGLPLEIIRNQGKPQS
- a CDS encoding TIGR02652 family protein; this encodes MDPALQYPIFGAEIKCPHCRQTIPALTLTDTYLCSRHGAFEADPKTEELVHLQSGRCWRMWDGQWYRQHTHPDGIRFEIHEALDRLYTQGYRATRVIIAKRYKDLVSSYLEKHRSRWGESTEDQLRLYGLPIIFSPDEEEEPRWGVINFDLEKEPGVPVRYPYFRLFE
- a CDS encoding protein kinase, with the protein product MNRDFAYCLNPYCSQPKNSSHDQQCKNCGFLLLIAQQYQPQKLIASGRFGRTFLGEDLRDHRPCIIKQFFPETEQGIILNSQKAIQLFHSEARRLEELGDHPQIPQLYAHLEQETYQYLIQEWIAGDNLETELFQRGRFDEREIRRLLASLLPVLDYLRDAAVIHRDIKPENIIHRDDTDAEYVLVDFGAAKLASLRSLAKTGTIIGSPGYAAPEQVYGKPTFASDIYSLGVTCLHLLTGVSPFDLYHPTENRLFWREYRQDDPISDSLAAILDGMTAFDLKDRYSSPKGVLSALGVLSPLPAASSATSSNSSETSSIIKLYSGKGAIYSLTFSPDGLLLASGGGSDWGKFVGKDNCVRVWRVGEWQNHQKLAQHSAPVTTVQFSQDGKFLVSGSLDKTIKVWNVATQKLHQTLKGHRFGVKRLQVSPYGDTVLSGSIGGEVILWNLQTGRVLDRFSWEQGEVKALALSPDGEYFAIAGGETTIQVWEVYTFKPLFSLTGHSDLVYSLNFSPDGQYLASGSGDWDCSIKIWDLATRMVKQTLHGHQWAINAVQFSPDGTYLASGSSDKTVRLSELFHHKPHRRCWHRHSEAVTTVAFSPDGVYLASGSEDETIKIAIL